ATTAACAAGACAGACCTTGTTGAGCCAAAGCGGATGCAGGAAGTACGTAAGGAATATCAGCACGAGTTGGCTTACTGCGGTCATGTTCCTGTTTTGCATGTTTCTGCGCATACTCGCATGGGCTTGAAGCAGATTTTGCCTCTTGCAGAACAGATTTGGCAGGAGTGCTCTGTACGTATCCCGACAAGCATGCTTAACCGTACTCTGGATGAGGTTGTGACCAAACATCAGCCACCGGTTGTTAAGCGTGTTCGTCCGAAGTTCTTCTATATGACACAGGCTGAAACTCTTCCGCCTACATTTGTATTTTTCTGTAACGACCATGAGCGATTGAAAGAGCATTACATTCGTTACTTGGAAAAAGCGGTGCGTAAGGCCTTTAAGATTGCACATGCACCAATCAGATTGAAGTTCCGTTCAAGTCACTCTAAGCGCAGCTTCCCTAAGAAAAAGAAGAAAAGATAATAATAAAGCCCGCACAAACTATGCGGGCTTTTTTTATTTATGCCACTTGGCTGTTATTAGCCTTGTTTTTCAGCGTCTCAAGAAGCGCAATTAATTTTTCCGGTTGAATATTCGCGTTTACTGTCAGTGTGTAGGGATCAATATATTCTGCATGCGATACGTGCTCCTGACTGAAAAATATAACAATGCGCGAAGGTTCCAGCCGCTCCTGCTTCTCCATCTCTCTGATTTTCTTGATCAACCAGTAGCTATCAAGCGTGATGTTCCCTGTATCCAGCAGGATAAGTTCCGGTTGGTATAGCTGTCTAGCATCTACTCCTTTCATGATATCGTCTACTTGCACAACGGTGTATTGCTGTTGTTGTAGCTGTTGCTCCAGTTCGTTCGTTCTATGTGTTTTTTTCGCAATGAAAAGTGTGAGAGTAGGAGTCAGCGAGCTTTCAATTACATTATATTGTTCTACTCTTGGAAGTAATTGGGCGTTTAACCTAGCAAGTAATTCGTTCACCATTACCGGTTTGCGGAAGGATTCAATTTTGGAGTGGGAGTATGTAGGTTCCCAGTAGGAGTGGGTGACTGTATACAGCGATGTTGTTAATGATTGAAAATAGTTATTGAGCTTTTTTTCTGGAAGAGACTCGAATGCACAGTCGCAACTAATGAGAACATCGTACGAATGTTGTTTTTCGATCAGTTGATTACAGTATCCAACCTCAATAGGAATGAAATCACAGGTTGCACCGAGCCTGCTAAGTGTTTTTCCAATGAAGTTTATGGTGTTGTGACTACAGTATGTCAGTAAGATAGTCTTTCCTTTCAGGAGGGAATGCAGGTTGTCTCTTAAGGGAATACGGTTTGTTAGGTTAACTTCAAAGGCAAATATATGCACGTCTGCTGGAGTGACGTGTTGAGTAAGCTCAATTGAGAACATTTTTATCATTCGTTCAACAATGGCAAGGCTTAGTTGCTGGCCTTTTTCTCCGTAATATTCTGGCTGAGGTAGTGTACCTGTTTCTTCAAAGGTTTTATCGTGGTTAAGAGATTTCTTTTGACCGCATACTTCAAATATAATTTGCATGTGCTGGCTCAGCACTTCCCCTGCAGTGACTGTCAGAGTAATGATGCCGCCGTGTACGCGTTTTGCTGCAATATTAACTATATTACTAAGTGCTTGTAGCGATTTTGAAAAATCAAACCAAATTTCTTGGGGTACGGTTGGGTCAAGGTATATACATATGTCTGATTGTAGTTGCATTGCACGTGAATATGTGGATGCGTGGACTTGTCTTAGCAGTGTCTCCAGCTCAAAGGTGTTTCGTTCAAAATAGACGCTTCCTGTTTCCAGCAAGGCAAAATCGCGAATGTTGGTTATCAGTTCTGAGAGTAGCTCATTATGGAATTGTAATTGTTCCATATGGCGTTGTTGGATATTAGTTGGCTGAGTTTCACTGAGAAGAATTAATGCTTGGCTTGTAGATTCTGCAAGTGGTTCAATTTCTTGAGTTAAGCCCATGTAGAAATGATGTCTGTCTTTTGTAATCGTCT
The DNA window shown above is from Halodesulfovibrio marinisediminis DSM 17456 and carries:
- a CDS encoding PAS domain S-box protein; amino-acid sequence: MPCLLKNLTSGLSAQKHSIYYWWSALLLLIFSIFSCLFLFAGYYLQSSHYHQDFIDQSVEKSKLLSLHLNREIEEQQAVIQYLAQDTDLLNAISMDDEQAILKWISAVHDFDHDQIYFIQSVKTNKIFSFGQTSKDVQEVLHHTNTSPNLAIYKSSSGQYLLCLTHALRIEGTIVGILGSIFSFTSFTNSIDLNRDQYSILIMEHGSFTDILSGGVISKPVTLLQNAMKGLSFSALFNHEQLAIPMGMNQLYLYAYTQRLTPNPSKTFLTWLLLCFPGCVLTYCLALRLSQKYMHSLIGLTAFSGDPKKDKKHLLALAESTSINEISDGANKLVQYCEQLMQSEEYKRHTALFEACTTALIVCDLEGRILEWNEELITLLGGTKKNLFDQQVKEIFASMDQLKVITGMAHVRQSITASLDTKNVFRARLRLNSARKRSQHVETVIKHLRCANKSSLVFMLYNVTKHVLAEQGLQRAKHSAETITKDRHHFYMGLTQEIEPLAESTSQALILLSETQPTNIQQRHMEQLQFHNELLSELITNIRDFALLETGSVYFERNTFELETLLRQVHASTYSRAMQLQSDICIYLDPTVPQEIWFDFSKSLQALSNIVNIAAKRVHGGIITLTVTAGEVLSQHMQIIFEVCGQKKSLNHDKTFEETGTLPQPEYYGEKGQQLSLAIVERMIKMFSIELTQHVTPADVHIFAFEVNLTNRIPLRDNLHSLLKGKTILLTYCSHNTINFIGKTLSRLGATCDFIPIEVGYCNQLIEKQHSYDVLISCDCAFESLPEKKLNNYFQSLTTSLYTVTHSYWEPTYSHSKIESFRKPVMVNELLARLNAQLLPRVEQYNVIESSLTPTLTLFIAKKTHRTNELEQQLQQQQYTVVQVDDIMKGVDARQLYQPELILLDTGNITLDSYWLIKKIREMEKQERLEPSRIVIFFSQEHVSHAEYIDPYTLTVNANIQPEKLIALLETLKNKANNSQVA